A single window of Pyrus communis chromosome 10, drPyrComm1.1, whole genome shotgun sequence DNA harbors:
- the LOC137747327 gene encoding small ribosomal subunit protein bS16m/bS16c-like isoform X1, translated as MVVRIRLARFGCKNRPFYRVMAADSRSPRDGKHLEVLGYYNPLPGQDGGKRMGLNFERVKYWLSVGAQPSDPVQRILFRAGLLPPPPMVAMGRKGGPRDTRPVDPMSGRFVTPEKPTASGDRGKDVESTENDGQEGLQETIFHIGLQDKQLGIGQF; from the exons ATGGTGGTGAGGATCCGATTGGCGAGGTTCGGATGCAAAAATAGGCCGTTTTATCGGGTCATGGCGGCCGATAGCCGATCTCCGAGAGATGGCAAGCACCTCGAAGTCTTGGGCTACTACAATCCCTTGCCAG GCCAAGATGGTGGAAAACGAATGGGCCTGAACTTTGAAAGAGTGAA GTATTGGCTATCTGTTGGAGCTCAGCCTTCGGATCCTGTGCAGCGTATTCTTTTCAGAGCTGGGCTGTTGCCCCCACCACCAATGGTGGCAATGGGACGTAAGGGAGGGCCACGTGACACGCGACCTGTTGATCCTATGAGTGGACGGTTTGTGACTCCTGAGAAGCCGACAGCTAGTGGTGATCGAGGGAAAGATGTGGAAAGCACTGAAAACGATG GGCAAGAGGGGTTACAGGAAACGATCTTTCATATCGGATTGCAGGATAAGCAGCTTGGTATCGGTCAATTCTGA
- the LOC137748937 gene encoding heat stress transcription factor A-2-like, with product MVDPDVGGGSGGGDGGGRPSLPWPSKTQLTESSKNLEEAENELDRAKEEVTELKKEEKAVTFSKGRNFDRSSSSSSSTAPPNPAAELLKVKEETVDVVVVDSDLEGGDHCKTINGGGGGGDFGSLSSSSSMELPKPMEGLREAGTPPFLNKTFQMVDDPETDSIVSWSDARQSFIVWDLYEFSRTLLPKHFKHSNFSSFIRQLNTYGFRKVDPDRWEFANERFQGGKRHLLKNIKRRRRYNQKPNVVSADCPKPGLEAEIENVVSADCPNPGLEAEIESLKKDQDFLRLEILNLRQQQKYSRHQLTAFQQQIRSSLCKQQRMLFFLTKTAVNPISVEQLMQKRMIKRELDGGVLGKRRSLPPAQGIESFDEWINDSLSFDCRNQVQEEPVPMQTALAEQISEAIASQRNGTPLSSPMVDKSCNAGQVLYPRLMTGKSSSEDMPSAYDDMSDKFLEENIVSNDECALNDSSFYQELEDLIAGRAIGLHM from the exons atggtgGATCCTGACGTTGGTGGCGGTTCTGGCGGTGGAGACGGCGGTGGGAGGCCTTCCCTGCCATGGCCGTCCAAAACACAGTTGACAGAATCCAGCAAAAATCTAGAAGAAGCTGAGAACGAGCTTGATCGAGCCAAAGAAGAAGTGACTGAACTGAAAAAAGAGGAAAAGGCAGTGACTTTTTCCAAAGGCAGAAACTTTGACCGgtcatcctcttcctcttcctccaccGCTCCGCCGAACCCAGCGGCCGAATTGCTAAAGGTGAAAGAAGAAACTGTAGATGTTGTGGTTGTGGACAGTGACTTAGAGGGTGGAGATCATTGCAAGACCATCAAcggcggcggtggcggtggtGATTTTGGGTcgctttcttcgtcttcttccatGGAGCTGCCTAAACCCATGGAGGGTTTGCGCGAGGCGGGAACACCGCCGTTCTTGAACAAGACTTTTCAGATGGTGGACGACCCGGAAACCGATTCGATTGTTTCGTGGAGTGATGCTCGGCAGAGCTTCATTGTTTGGGATTTGTACGAATTCTCCAGGACTCTGCTGCCCAAACACTTCAAGCACAGCAATTTCTCAAGCTTCATTCGCCAGCTCAACACTTAT GGGTTCAGAAAGGTTGATCCGGACAGGTGGGAGTTTGCAAATGAAAGGTTTCAGGGAGGGAAGAGGCACTTGCTAAAGAACATCAAGAGAAGACGCAGATACAACCAGAAGCCGAATGTGGTCTCTGCCGATTGCCCCAAACCCGGGTTGGAAGCCGAAATTGAGAATGTGGTCTCTGCCGATTGCCCCAATCCCGGGTTGGAAGCCGAAATTGAGTCCCTAAAGAAAGACCAGGACTTTTTGAGATTGGAAATCTTGAATCTCAGACAACAGCAAAAGTACTCGCGGCATCAACTAACTGCGTTTCAACAACAAATTCGTAGTTCTTTGTGTAAGCAGCAAAGGATGCTCTTTTTCCTCACCAAAACCGCTGTGAATCCCATCTCTGTGGAGCAGCTAATGCAGAAGAGAATGATAAAGAGAGAGCTGGACGGTGGTGTTCTAGGCAAGAGAAGGAGTTTGCCTCCGGCCCAAGGCATTGAAAGCTTTGATGAGTGGATAAATGACAGCCTCAGTTTTGATTGTAGAAATCAAGTTCAGGAAGAACCGGTACCTATGCAAACTGCGCTTGCTGAACAAATCTCAGAGGCAATCGCTTCCCAACGAAATGGAACCCCGTTATCATCTCCCATGGTTGATAAATCATGTAATGCAGGTCAAGTTCTATATCCCCGTTTGATGACCGGAAAAAGCAGCTCGGAGGATATGCCCTCTGCTTATGATGACATGTCCGATAAATTTCTGGAAGAAAATATAGTTTCCAATGATGAATGTGCACTGAATGACTCCAGTTTTTACCAAGAATTGGAGGATTTGATTGCCGGGCGTGCGATTGGACTGCATATGTGA
- the LOC137747327 gene encoding small ribosomal subunit protein bS16m/bS16c-like isoform X2, with the protein MVVRIRLARFGCKNRPFYRVMAADSRSPRDGKHLEVLGYYNPLPGQDGGKRMGLNFERVKYWLSVGAQPSDPVQRILFRAGLLPPPPMVAMGRKGGPRDTRPVDPMSGRFVTPEKPTASGDRGKDVESTENDG; encoded by the exons ATGGTGGTGAGGATCCGATTGGCGAGGTTCGGATGCAAAAATAGGCCGTTTTATCGGGTCATGGCGGCCGATAGCCGATCTCCGAGAGATGGCAAGCACCTCGAAGTCTTGGGCTACTACAATCCCTTGCCAG GCCAAGATGGTGGAAAACGAATGGGCCTGAACTTTGAAAGAGTGAA GTATTGGCTATCTGTTGGAGCTCAGCCTTCGGATCCTGTGCAGCGTATTCTTTTCAGAGCTGGGCTGTTGCCCCCACCACCAATGGTGGCAATGGGACGTAAGGGAGGGCCACGTGACACGCGACCTGTTGATCCTATGAGTGGACGGTTTGTGACTCCTGAGAAGCCGACAGCTAGTGGTGATCGAGGGAAAGATGTGGAAAGCACTGAAAACGATGGTTAA
- the LOC137747022 gene encoding transcription factor bHLH79-like, with protein sequence MIVGRKNDGKGGLFCFLLKPSLPLPSHRPDENDTDGLASILSSSMKDSGGKRVKLAGSSNENGSLKVEVEESSAAGDNKPAEESSKPSEPPKQDYIHVRARRVQATYSHSLAERAMHFCSWNTLPKLKTLNQFDKIINKEKPNKVVLKTISLDF encoded by the exons ATGATCGTGGGAAGGAAGAACGATGGTAAAGGCGGTCTTTTCTGTTTCCTTCTCAAACCCTCCTTGCCTCTTCCGTCTCACAGACCCGACGAGAACGACACAGACGGTCTCGCGTCCATCCTATCCTCCTCTATG AAAGATTCAGGTGGAAAACGGGTGAAATTAGCAGGATCCAGTAATGAAAATGGCAGTTTGAAGGTTGAAGTTGAAGAAAGTTCAGCTGCTGGTGACAACAAGCCAGCTGAAGAAAGCTCTAAACCTTCCGAGCCACCCAAGCAAGACTATATCCATGTCAGGGCAAGAAGGGTACAAGCTACATATAGCCACAGTCTAGCCGAGAGAGCAATGCACTTTTG CTCATGGAATACTCTTCCCAAACTTAAGACACTTAATCA attTGACAAGATCATCAACAAGGAAAAACCGAATAAGGTGGTTTTGAAGACAATAAG TTTGGATTTTTGA